The region ttcctaaccctaatcccaaccGTAACCCCTtttcctaaccctaccctcaaTCTttcctaacgctaaccctaaacctaaccctctaaccctaacctttttcctaacccctaaccctaacccttaaccctaaccccaaccctaaaccctaaccctaactccaaccctaacctcaatcgttcctagccctaaccctaacctaaccctaatgttttCTAACccaaacctctaaccctaacccctgttcctaatcctaacctcaatcttctaaccctaacctcttttcctaaccctaacctcaatctttcctaaccctaatcccttaCCTGAACCCTAGCCCCTGgttctgaccctgaccttaatCTTTTCGAATCCTACCACCGACCCCTGGCCCTAACTctaccctagccctaacctcaactttcctaaccctaacactggaTTCCAATCTTTCCTAACCTTGATCCTCACCCGAACCTCGACCCAGGCCCTAACTGCACAAGGAGATGCCTGCTAGTGCCTGGgttcttctgctctgttctccTTGCCCCTCTAATGTGGTTTCTGTATGGCAAGTGGGAGGTGGACTGGGGACTAACATGCGCCGGCCAGTGCCTTGCCTTGGTCTCTCATAAAAAACTATGCTGACGGCGGTCAGTGTGGTGAGAGACTGAGAGTACATACTTTATtcacctaacccctaacccctaacccctaaccctaactctaaccttaaccctaaccctctaaccctaacccctaaacctaaccctaactctaaccttaaccctctaaccctaacccctaaccctaacgctaaccaaaccctaatcctaactctaaccttaaccctaaccctctaaccctaacccctaaacctaaccctaaacctaacctctaaccctaaccctaggccAGCGCAAAGAAAGTTTCAATttaaaccctgaaccctaaccctaacctacttTCTCTAGCTTGTGTCACCATTCTCTCCATTATTTTACCTGGGTTGTTCTATAAAATTGCTCTTTAGCAAGTTGCAAATGGTAAATTTGCTTCCATACTTACTCTTTTACATACCATACTATATCACACTACATATGTTATTTCTAAGATATTCAAAGATACTTTGACACCCAACAAAAACAACTTCATAGTGCAATACATTTTCCTTAAAGTTAAATGCAACACTTTAACAGTAAAGTACAAACACACTAAATGTCAAAACacagtgacattttaaaagcaaatgttTCACAAAATACTTTAAGTACATGAAACATTAGCATTAGTATAAGCAGTTTGAAGTGAGGCACTTTCACACTATTTCTTTACAATAAGAGGAAAAATATGTGATTtagtttaaaaaacaacaaaaaacctgTCAAATCTATTACTCTTAAGTATTTAAAAAGACTCCACATGCAGTAAAATATCATTTTATTTACACAATCTCTCAACAAACGGCACATGCAAtaatttttttacatttttaaaagcagtcATAAAAAAATCTTAAACAAAAACCTTCATCAGTCAAAAACTATCAGTCCTGTAGTAAAGTTTTCCAAATGAACAAAAAGCTCACGTTTGAAGTTTGTGGTCAAACCGTTTGGCCTCGGCTGTGGATGTGAAATTGTGCTTGGAAAGATGTTCAGTACTCattcatgacatcatcaaagaggCCAAAGCATGGTTTCAAAGTATTTTCAGGTTTTATCTTCACAAAAAAAGtttttcatctgctgctggGTTGCAAAACCTAAATATGTAGAAATCTGATAAAAATGCACTTCTTTGTAGCTTCATTTTGTTCAGTGAAAATACTCTTGCAGATATGCAGCATCGCTCTGACACCAGAACGTGTGTATTCATGGTTAGTTGCAAGTTGTTTCCACCCTAAGCAAAAATAGCATTTTAATATTATAAGAGCTACATGATAGTTAGAGACAAATATAACAGAGGCTTTAATGTCATTATGTAAATCACAGCAAGCCTAAGTGTGTTTTCCCCTTTAAgatcaaatgtctgtattaatATTTCCTAATTCATTGTTGACATTTGGGCATGGAATTAAATTAAGTACTTAAATAATGAAGCGTAAAAACACAGAACGTGCACTACATTGTCTTGGTCTCCATGGAACATTTAATCATATTAATtactgttttttaaaagaacataAATGTTGTGGTAAAATCTAAGATGTAGAAATGTTCAGTTTCTTTAATTACATGtaaaaaaatgtacataaatTTAAACAAGATCACAGTATTGATGTATTCATAGGAAATTTTCATGTGGCTGATTCTGTAAATTCTATGACATAAATGGTCAGTAGTTTAACATGAAAAGATTTCTTTATTGGTTTGAAGGAGAAAACACCAACCTCCTGATCATCCCCCTCAAATATTAGCTTCAAGTACTATTCTCATTTTCATTCTCAAAAAAAGAGCACTATTAAAATCATTCATTTCCCCCAGTGAATACAAAATAATCACAAAtgattttcatttgatttatCTATTTAATTTACTTAAatttgcaatttatttttaagttaattaaaaaataaatattcagaTTAACCAAATACAATGTGTACATTGCAATTATTACAAAATAACAAAGGGCTAATGTAAATAGCTGATCACATTAACAAGTGCCTGAAACTGGAAATATATCTTTGAATAAAGTTAATATCCTCCGCCTTGGCTTTATATCTCTCGCTACCTACCCACacatatgtacatatatatgtacatgtgagtgtgtgtgtgtatatatagaattacatacacatacatacacagatGCATACATAAAGACATATTAATGACGTGATCATATAAGAAGGCATTACAGTATGGTGACAACATGCCAATTAAAACCTGAATTAGTATCCTCACTAATTTCTGTTTaatatttttcaaataaaacaacgGAACTGCACGCATAAGACACATTAGCGGTCAACAGGCCAACATGTATCATCATGAGGGCAGCACAAATGACTAACGCAAAAACTCACTTGGGACTGAACAAGATAAGACTTTCACCAAGATAAACGATGCAGATGGTATATTAAATTTAAGATATAACAAAAATTTGGTTCTTTTACATCTCAgaaagtaaatatatatattgcaCGAGTAccaaagtgaaaaagaaagtCATCACTAGCTTAGAGAGTAACAGGCTACACTGAGCATGGTGTATATGCATAGCTCCACGTAGAATGGATGGTTTTATGTTCCAGCTCTCCTCAGAATAACTTGGAAACACATGCGGCATTATTTTGGTTGTTTATTTTAGAGGTGAATTTCAGCTCTGATGTTCTATACCACATACATTTTCTGCTATTGTCCAAAATATCATCTGGATGGCAGCCCTTGTGTTAAGGAGGAAAATGACTGCCGTGTCGTTAGCACTGACAAGAGTGTCTGAATATTAATGATCACAATCTcaagaacagaacagaagaggAAACACGGCCCAAGTGCAAAGAATGACAGCAGCAATTTTCACAAGCCCTTATcaaaatttaaagacaaaacatcCCTGACATTTTCCTGGAGAGGCTTAAATTGTTTTAGAACTCTTACttaacttaaaaataaaatctatttttgtcTAGAATTCTTAAAGTCAGTCTTCAGTGGTGTCCGTGTCATCATTGATATAGTCTTCTTCCAATAGCGTGCCCCCGTTTTGAGTCCCCCATTCTTCCTCATCGTATTCTATGCTGTCATTGTCCTCCAGCAGTTCATTGTCAAGTTCCACCTGTCCAGCCACAGCTTGGATGCCAGCTAATGCTCCATCAGCCGGCAGTAAGACAGCTTGTTGTCCATATTGGTTGTTGCCTGGTGCAGGTggatcagcaacagcagcatcctGTGGCTCTGCATAGCCCCCATTGTTGTTGGAATTGGTGGCTCTCTcccggttctcctcctccacataaACCCTCTGGTGGCACATAGGGCATGTGTCCTGGATGTAGAGCCACTTCCTCAGGCACAATGTGTGGAAGTAGTGGTGACAGGGGGTGATGCGGGCTGAAGAAGAAAACTCCTGATAGCAGATGGCACAAACATCATCAATGTCCCTCAGCTGATCCCCATACACCTCTGGTAGTGAATTTATCTTCTTCACAGCTGTGCGGCGGTTAATGAAGGTTTTCCAACCATTCTTGGCCTGCAGGTAGATGTTGAAATAAGCGTGCAGGCACATCATGCAGGCACGGATCTTACTGCCAGACTCGAACATCATTGTGTAAGCTCCATTTCCAAACATGATGACACCAAACAGGAACTCAATGATGTTGCCTGTAGAGCGAACATAGTAGACATAGTCGTCCAGTTTTTCCCACAGGACATTAGAAAAGCCATCCACCATGAAGAGGCCATAGACAGTCAAGGACACCACAACCTGGAAACagatttttaattattgttcATTTTTCATCATAACAGACCATATTTTGACTTAATTTAGATTTGAGTTGCCTTCATTTATACTAGTCATTAATTAAGCCTCTACAGAAATTCCACAAACCCGAGCATTGTAAATTCATAAATTCATGAATAAAATTTacataaatatttgaatttttcATATTGTGATTTTGCTGAAACAATCGACCCAGGTGGTTATCTGGCTTTGAAATACTGAATCCAATGGAAAGTCTCCCTACCTTGAGGCAGAGCTCCACGCAGAAGGCCGTGACAGCAAACAGCCAGGTGTTGAGGGCGTAGTGGTGCCAAAGGGAGTAACTGAGCACGACAGGTAGCACGAAGAGCGCCATGGACACGAGCAGGACAGGGAAGTGACGACGGACAGAGGAGACATGCGAGGCACTCAGGGACATCAGGACGGGGTCGGTCATCCCATGGATGAAGTGCAGGATAGCCGTCAGTAGAAGGCACATGTTCCGGCTCAGGCGGACCTTCATATTGAGCCAAAGATCAGTAAACAAGCTAAATTTGGTTTTTGCTCTCATTCTTCCCAACTTGAACTCAAACTAACAACTTTTCTATGTACACAAAAGGCCCATTTCTCATGTATACTGTTCAAAACTGTCTAAATCTGTGTGAGTGAGCACTTCTCCTTTCCCAAGATAATGGGCCCACCTCGCAGGTGGGACATAAAGATGCTGACAGgcaacagttctggagaacattcCTGCGGTCAGCATGCCAGTGCCTGCCCCTCAGACCTCGTGGGACCTGTGAGTGGGCTTTTAATTTAGGGAGCTGAAACCTGTGCATGGTTCATGCCGTCTAATCAGGAGAAACAATGTTTGAGAGAAAAGGGCCTTCGTCTGTATATAGAAAAGTCTTGAGTTCAGCCTAAAAAATGGAAGCAAAACAAGTGTTGCATGACTATTTTAGTTATTATAGGAAGTCAGGTACCAGTCGTTCCTCTGGATCCAGACCGCTGAGTCCCGTCTGCAGAGCCAAGATGAAAAACAGAACAGGAGCCACAAAACCTAAACGCTTGTCCTCTTCTTCCGTTGACCCTAAAGAGTCACGAGACACTTTGGTGGAGTCATCGTAGCAGAACAACATCAGCAGAGCTGCAAAATCTaggtacacaacacacacgtatatacacacacacatacatacacatatatatacacacacatatatacacacacacacacacatatatacacacacacacacacatatatacacacacacaaacacatatatacatatacacacacacacacacacatatatacacacacacatacacacacacaaacacatataaaCACCCACAGCCGTACCAATGAAGGCCAGTATGCTCAGGCCAAGGTAATGGGCCACAGAGGAGATAACGGCGCTCATCCCCAAAACCGTCAGTGTCGAATCACAACCAGAGATGATCAGGTTACTTGTCAGATCCCAAAGAACTTCCCAGTTTGACATGTATCcctgaggaaaacaaacaaaataccTTTATGACAAACAAGTGTTTACAAATTACAATTGATCATTTGACTGACGTATCAAAGTTGCATTAAAGGCCAATAAATGTTAGAAATTTACCACTCTAGAGTTTATCACTACAACTTCCACTgtgaatgggttagggttagtggatcagATACAGAGCTTGGAGCGAGCTTATCCGAATGCCTTAGTTATTGTCTTGGGCCTCTTTCACAAAGGTA is a window of Takifugu flavidus isolate HTHZ2018 chromosome 21, ASM371156v2, whole genome shotgun sequence DNA encoding:
- the rnf139 gene encoding E3 ubiquitin-protein ligase RNF139 isoform X1, yielding MATAQARIGHQVFVVLDVVLRVPCIFILDAIFNSHYDAGSGWAGSVAKLAIRITDVLLFFYCFAGVFISSVVLLLSQKALFKFYTLFCAALLGMAAVLFNYYATSHSDIYSYYYNAALGFHLLPKNASTLWMGMAVVQLIFGLGYIFLLNVQSLFAAVVVLDIMIPLWTLMIELPVDVRQLVATLSGLLLALNTAVCLAMKLKCFYYSCRYVYLLVRHMYRIYGLQLLLEDTWKRIRFPDVLRVFWLSRITAQGMILVYVVQVARQESSKTTGGTMDGSSHSQGYMSNWEVLWDLTSNLIISGCDSTLTVLGMSAVISSVAHYLGLSILAFIGSTEEEDKRLGFVAPVLFFILALQTGLSGLDPEERLVRLSRNMCLLLTAILHFIHGMTDPVLMSLSASHVSSVRRHFPVLLVSMALFVLPVVLSYSLWHHYALNTWLFAVTAFCVELCLKVVVSLTVYGLFMVDGFSNVLWEKLDDYVYYVRSTGNIIEFLFGVIMFGNGAYTMMFESGSKIRACMMCLHAYFNIYLQAKNGWKTFINRRTAVKKINSLPEVYGDQLRDIDDVCAICYQEFSSSARITPCHHYFHTLCLRKWLYIQDTCPMCHQRVYVEEENRERATNSNNNGGYAEPQDAAVADPPAPGNNQYGQQAVLLPADGALAGIQAVAGQVELDNELLEDNDSIEYDEEEWGTQNGGTLLEEDYINDDTDTTED
- the rnf139 gene encoding E3 ubiquitin-protein ligase RNF139 isoform X2, which encodes MATAQARIGHQVFVVLDVVLRVPCIFILDAIFNSHYDAGSGWAGSVAKLAIRITGVFISSVVLLLSQKALFKFYTLFCAALLGMAAVLFNYYATSHSDIYSYYYNAALGFHLLPKNASTLWMGMAVVQLIFGLGYIFLLNVQSLFAAVVVLDIMIPLWTLMIELPVDVRQLVATLSGLLLALNTAVCLAMKLKCFYYSCRYVYLLVRHMYRIYGLQLLLEDTWKRIRFPDVLRVFWLSRITAQGMILVYVVQVARQESSKTTGGTMDGSSHSQGYMSNWEVLWDLTSNLIISGCDSTLTVLGMSAVISSVAHYLGLSILAFIGSTEEEDKRLGFVAPVLFFILALQTGLSGLDPEERLVRLSRNMCLLLTAILHFIHGMTDPVLMSLSASHVSSVRRHFPVLLVSMALFVLPVVLSYSLWHHYALNTWLFAVTAFCVELCLKVVVSLTVYGLFMVDGFSNVLWEKLDDYVYYVRSTGNIIEFLFGVIMFGNGAYTMMFESGSKIRACMMCLHAYFNIYLQAKNGWKTFINRRTAVKKINSLPEVYGDQLRDIDDVCAICYQEFSSSARITPCHHYFHTLCLRKWLYIQDTCPMCHQRVYVEEENRERATNSNNNGGYAEPQDAAVADPPAPGNNQYGQQAVLLPADGALAGIQAVAGQVELDNELLEDNDSIEYDEEEWGTQNGGTLLEEDYINDDTDTTED